GGCAGAAAGGCAGCATTTACAGAAGCTTTTTCAAAGATGATAAGGTGAGATGTCTGAGCTTGAGGAGGGTTCGCGAGCTTTACTTGGTGAAGGGTGAGAGCCGGGGAAGGAAAGAGGGAAAGTTCAATAGGACCTTCAATCTCAAGGTCTCTGCCTGTGGCTTTTTTTGCTTGCGTTTTGATTTCGTCCTTGTACTGATTCACATCAATAAACAACGGCATTATGAGGGCGAGACCAATCAAAAGACCCAAAATGGCTAAAAAACCAAGAACTATGCGTTTCATAATTTACTCCACCTATAATATGAGTGATAGTGTAGCGTTGGATAGTGAAGTTCACAATAAGTGAAATGATTGGATTAATGAATAAAATTAAAACTTATGATGGAATGGTTGCCTCTTTGGGACCTCAATTCTTGCAAGACTCAGAAGAGAAATGGCTTAATTGTGGAGACCTGGGGGGATATGCTTTGGGAGCTTTGCGTATGGGGAATAAGCATCTGCTGTTTGACGCTTCAAGTCCTGTTTATCCTAAAATTGTCGCGATAGCAGCTCAGTATGAAGCACATATTCGCCCGATAAAAGAAGAGTAGAGTGACCACGCGATGAAATATCTTTTTAAATGCTTGAAGGTGAGTTTTGGCGTTCTGCTTTTTTCCTCCTCTCAAGGGTGGGCAGGAGAGGTTCTTTCTTTGGCCGGAGGAACTCTAGGGCTTGAGTGGGTTATTCCTTTTGGAGGACTGTTATTATCGATTGCCCTTATGCCTTTACTAAGGCCCCATTTTTGGCATCATCATTATGGCAAAGTGGGGATGATATGGGCGCTTTCAACAGCGATTTTGTTGGGAAAGAATTTTGGACTTTTGACGATGGTCGAGAGCTTAGGGTTGACACTTATTCACCATTACATGCCCTTTATGATGATGATTGGGGCTCTTTATATCATTGCAGGAGGGATTCGCCTTGATATTCAAGCCTCTTCGACGCCGATCCTTAATACATCTATCTTAGGGATTGGCGCTCTGTTCGCAAGTTTGATAGGAACCACTGGGGCTTCGATGCTCTTGATACAGCCTTTCTTGACGTTGAATAAAGAGCGTCAGTTTCGGCGGCATTTGGTTGTCTTTTTCATTATTCTTGTTTGTAATGTTGGCGGCGCTTTATCGCCAATTGGAGATCCTCCTCTTTTAATCGGCTTTTTAAAGGGAGTCCCTTTTTTGTGGCCTCTCATACATCTTTTTAAGCCATTCTTGCTTATTTTAAGTTCTGTGCTTGTCATATTTTATGTCGTTGATCGAAGGCTTCTTGCTCAAGAAGGGCGATCTTTACGCAAAATAACGACAGCTAAATTTTCTTTACACGGATACGATAATGTTGTGCTCTTAGGACTTGCTATTTCCTGTCTTTTTCTCAGTGAATTGACCTATTTCAAATCATCACTAAGGCTTTTTGGAATGACTTTTTCTCAAGGAGATTTGATGAGAGATTTGGGGCTCTTAGGGCTTGCCTTTATTTCTTTAAAATTTTGCCGCCAAAATGCTCGCATTGAGAACCAATTTACGTGGGAACCTCTTAAAGAAGTCGCTCTTTTATTCGGCGCAATTTTTATTACGGTTGAGCCCGTTCTTGCAATGCTCAAAGCCGGGAAAGAAGGGGCCTTTTCAGGTCTTTATCAATTTTTGGTGGATTCTCAAGGGCAGCCTTTAAATAACAGTTATTTTTGGCTCACAGGATTTTTGTCCAGTTTTTTGGATAATGCGCCGACTTATCTCATCTTTTTTAATCTTGCAGGCGGGGATGTGACAACGTTGACCACGGAGCTTTCCTCAACTTTAATGGCTATTTCTGCCGGAGCTGTTTTCATGGGAGCCTTAACCTATATCGGCAACGCGCCGAACTTTATGGTGAAATCGATCGCTGAGACCAATTCAATTGAGATGCCAAATTTCTTTTCTTATACTTTTTGGGTGAGTTTAATTTTGCTTCCCCTTTTTGTTGTCATTTCATTTGTTTTTTTTAGTTAACTTTACGTTAAGGAAAAAGGCATATAAAATAAAACTTTACTACAAAAGAGGCGCATATTGTCATTTCAACCCCTATTTGAAGTGAGTCAAAAAAATCAGAAAACAACGTTAAAGGTTGGAGGATCGTGGCAGGCTAAAGACCTCAAGAACCTTGTCGATTTGTTAAAGACAGAAAATTATCCGATTACAACCGACGTCATCTTAGATTGCAAAGATCTGAAAGCGCTTGATACGTCGGGAGCATGGCTTTTGAATCGTTTCTTGGAAAGATATGACCATCTCCATTTTGTGAATGTTACATCCCAAACGAAAGCTCTGTTGCAACAAGTTAAAACCTATCCTATTTCGTCTCCACGAGAGGCTTCAAAAGCGCCTGTTCGGTTGTTTTACGTGCTTAATTTTCTGGCTCAGCTTGGGCAGAAAACAGTTATTCTTTCAAAAACATTTTTACAATCTTTATCCTTTTTCGGGGAGATTTGTAGTCTCTCAAAGACTTTTATTCTTAAGCCTTGGCGCTTTAGAGGTATATCTCTTTTCCATTTTTTGTATGAAGACGGTGTGAAAGCCGTTCCAATTGTTGGCTTAATTTCATTTTTGATTGGGATTGTCTTGGTTTATCAAGGCGCGGATCAATTAAGACGATTTGGCGCGGAGATTTTTACGGTTGACCTATTAGCCATTTCCGCGTTGCGAGAAATTGGAATCTTACTCACAGCGATTGTTGTCGCGGGGCGCTCAGGCAGCGCTTTCACGGCGCAAATAGGATTCATGAAATTAAATCAAGAAATTGATGCGATGATTGTCTTGGGATTGAGCCCGATAGAAGTTCTTGTATTGCCTCGTATCCTTGCCCTTGTTATCGCGTTACCTCTATTGGCTGTTTTTGCAGACATGATGGCGTTAATGGGAGGGGCTCTCATGACGTCAGTGATGCTTGATTTGAATGTTGAGGATTTTCTTCATCATCTAGGGCTTTCAATCAAGCCGTGGACTTTTTGGACGGGGATCATCAAAGCGCCAGTCTTTGCTTTTTTCATTGCGCTTATTGGATGTTTTGAAGGTTTGCGCGTGCAAGGAGGGGCTCAAAGCGTTGGAATGCACACGACCAAATCTGTGGTCCAAGGGATCTTTCTTGTTGTAGTTCTCGATGCTTTTTTCTCCATTCTATTCTCAATTTTAGGAATATAAGATGTCTGAGATTGCTCTTAAAATTGAAAATCTAACAACCACCATTGGAAAACAAAAAATTCATCAGAATTTGAATTTAGAAGTGTCTCAAGGTGAAATTCTTGGGCTTGTTGGGGCTTCAGGCGCAGGGAAAACAATTCTCTTGCGCACCATCTTAGGGCTTATGCCTTTTCGTAAAGGGACGATCCAGCTTTTTGGAAAACCGCTTCAAGATTTAAAAAAAACAGGTGATTTTCGACAAAAAATAGGAGTTCTGTTCCAAAGTGGAGCGCTTTTCAGTTCTCTAACTGTGGGAGAAAATATTCGTATTCCCATGAAAGAAATTGCAGGGATTCCGGCGGAGATTTCTGAAGAGCTGATTCTGTTGAAACTTGCTATGGTCGGCTTAGGCCCTGAAGTTGCTCAAAAATATCCTTCTGAGCTTTCTGGCGGGATGATCAAACGAGTTGCTCTTGCGAGAGCCTTGGCCATTGATGCTGAATTTCTTTTTCTCGATGAACCCACGTCCGGGTTGGATCCGTTGTCGCGGCGAGAATTTGATCATCTCTTGAAAACGCTTCAGCAAAATCTTAATTTAACGGTTGTCATGATCACGCATGATGTTGATACTTTAACGGCGATTTGTGATCGAGTGGCAGTTTTAGTAGATCATAAACTTTTTTTAGGTACAGTACGTGAAATGGAAAAGCATACGCATCCTTGGATTCGGGATTATTTTCGAGAAGGTATGTCAGAGAAAGATAGGTTAATCTGATGGAAACACAAGCGCATTACATTAAGGTTGGAAGCTTTGTCCTCGCCATGCTGACCGCTCTTGTTGTGTTTGTTTTATGGATGTCAAAACTTGATTTTGGCAATAAATTTCAGATTTATGATATCTATTTTGAGGGTTCTGTAACAGGCCTAAGAATTAATGAAGAAGTTCGCTATCATGGCATTCCAATAGGAAATGTGAAGCAAATAAAAGTTGATAAGAGAGATATTCATCGTGTGCGGGTCCAGGTGACCATCAAGGATCCAACGTTGATTCGGGAAAATACGATTGCATCGATCGAAGC
The window above is part of the Candidatus Paracaedimonas acanthamoebae genome. Proteins encoded here:
- a CDS encoding MlaE family lipid ABC transporter permease subunit — protein: MSFQPLFEVSQKNQKTTLKVGGSWQAKDLKNLVDLLKTENYPITTDVILDCKDLKALDTSGAWLLNRFLERYDHLHFVNVTSQTKALLQQVKTYPISSPREASKAPVRLFYVLNFLAQLGQKTVILSKTFLQSLSFFGEICSLSKTFILKPWRFRGISLFHFLYEDGVKAVPIVGLISFLIGIVLVYQGADQLRRFGAEIFTVDLLAISALREIGILLTAIVVAGRSGSAFTAQIGFMKLNQEIDAMIVLGLSPIEVLVLPRILALVIALPLLAVFADMMALMGGALMTSVMLDLNVEDFLHHLGLSIKPWTFWTGIIKAPVFAFFIALIGCFEGLRVQGGAQSVGMHTTKSVVQGIFLVVVLDAFFSILFSILGI
- a CDS encoding sodium:proton antiporter, producing MKYLFKCLKVSFGVLLFSSSQGWAGEVLSLAGGTLGLEWVIPFGGLLLSIALMPLLRPHFWHHHYGKVGMIWALSTAILLGKNFGLLTMVESLGLTLIHHYMPFMMMIGALYIIAGGIRLDIQASSTPILNTSILGIGALFASLIGTTGASMLLIQPFLTLNKERQFRRHLVVFFIILVCNVGGALSPIGDPPLLIGFLKGVPFLWPLIHLFKPFLLILSSVLVIFYVVDRRLLAQEGRSLRKITTAKFSLHGYDNVVLLGLAISCLFLSELTYFKSSLRLFGMTFSQGDLMRDLGLLGLAFISLKFCRQNARIENQFTWEPLKEVALLFGAIFITVEPVLAMLKAGKEGAFSGLYQFLVDSQGQPLNNSYFWLTGFLSSFLDNAPTYLIFFNLAGGDVTTLTTELSSTLMAISAGAVFMGALTYIGNAPNFMVKSIAETNSIEMPNFFSYTFWVSLILLPLFVVISFVFFS
- a CDS encoding ATP-binding cassette domain-containing protein — encoded protein: MSEIALKIENLTTTIGKQKIHQNLNLEVSQGEILGLVGASGAGKTILLRTILGLMPFRKGTIQLFGKPLQDLKKTGDFRQKIGVLFQSGALFSSLTVGENIRIPMKEIAGIPAEISEELILLKLAMVGLGPEVAQKYPSELSGGMIKRVALARALAIDAEFLFLDEPTSGLDPLSRREFDHLLKTLQQNLNLTVVMITHDVDTLTAICDRVAVLVDHKLFLGTVREMEKHTHPWIRDYFREGMSEKDRLI